Proteins encoded together in one Miscanthus floridulus cultivar M001 chromosome 16, ASM1932011v1, whole genome shotgun sequence window:
- the LOC136509897 gene encoding transcription repressor OFP1-like gives MGRRRFRLADMMPNSWFYKLRDMRRPRGHPPAVGGGGAASAAMLPSSSPPPQRGARSATRPASPRRGSVALPHRTSYYYPTRDRELPAPEPRDAATEEDRHRQLLPQHQQQSPPSCSRRRHRVGAVRVGRGLEALGGAQDAHQSRRRDMYVGRDGSDEDDDVDEVRRPAVIAPYSVSCKVIASETDIVIDLCSGGTADAERVLPPIVTRPAMREVVRYELKERHVVDVADTTPAGSSSASEQGSKSHPRRSSVSVGRRLRTRVNSPRLASTTRSSRKSISKPTTTPGASPRKTATTPAPPAPLAESFAVVKSSADPRRDFRESMEEMIAEKGIRDAADLEDLLACYLALNAAEHHDLIVEVFEQIWASLAVAGANP, from the coding sequence ATGGGCCGCCGTAGGTTCCGGCTCGCCGACATGATGCCCAACTCCTGGTTCTACAAGCTCCGCGACATGCGCCGCCCGCGGGGTCACCCTCCTGCCGTTGGCGGCGGCGGGGCCGCGAGCGCAGCAAtgctgccgtcgtcgtcgccgccgccgcagagGGGGGCAAGGTCCGCCACGAGGCCTGCGTCCCCGAGGCGCGGGTCCGTGGCGCTCCCGCACAGGACGTCGTACTATTACCCCACCCGGGACCGGGAGCTCCCGGCTCCGGAGCCAAGGGACGCTGCCACGGAGGAGGACCGGCACCGGCAGCTCCTCCCCCAGCACCAGCAGCAGTCGCCGCCGAGCTGCTCCAGGAGGCGGCACAGGGTGGGCGCCGTCAGGGTTGGGCGCGGGCTGGAGGCTCTGGGCGGGGCGCAGGACGCTCACCAGAGCCGGCGGCGGGACATGTACGTCGGGCGCGACGGcagcgacgaggacgacgacgtcgACGAGGTCCGTAGGCCGGCGGTGATTGCGCCTTACAGCGTGAGCTGCAAGGTGATCGCGTCAGAAACGGACATCGTCATCGATCTCTGCTCCGGGGGCACCGCCGACGCCGAGCGGGTGCTCCCCCCGATCGTGACCAGACCGGCGATGAGGGAGGTGGTCCGGTACGAGCTGAAGGAGAGGCACGTCGTCGACGTCGCCGACACGACGCCGGCAGGCTCCAGCTCTGCTTCGGAGCAGGGGAGTAAGTCCCACCCAAGGCGGTCGTCCGTGTCCGTGGGGCGCCGCCTCAGGACGCGCGTCAACAGCCCGCGCCTGGCGTCCACCACCAGGTCCAGCAGGAAGAGCATCAGCAAGCCGACAACAACCCCGGGGGCGTCGCCACGGAAGACAGCGACGACGCCAGCACCGCCGGCCCCTCTCGCGGAGAGCTTCGCGGTGGTGAAGTCGTCGGCGGACCCGAGGCGGGACTTCCGCGAGTCGATGGAGGAGATGATCGCGGAGAAGGGCATCCGCGACGCCGCCGACCTGGAGGACCTCCTGGCCTGCTACCTCGCGCTCAACGCCGCCGAGCACCACGACCTCATCGTGGAGGTGTTCGAGCAGATCTGGGCCagcctcgccgtcgccggcgctAACCCATGA